A genomic stretch from Malus domestica chromosome 15, GDT2T_hap1 includes:
- the LOC103456250 gene encoding 4-hydroxycoumarin synthase 2 (The RefSeq protein has 1 substitution compared to this genomic sequence): protein MAPLVKNEPQHAKILAIGTANPPNVYHQKDYPDFLFRVTKNEHRTDLREKFDRICEKSRTKKRYLHLTEEMLKANPNIYTYGAPSLDVRQDICNIEVPKLGQEAALKAIKEWGQPISRITHLIFCTASCVDMPGCDFQLIKLLGLDPSVTRTMIYEAGCYAGATVLRMAKDFAENNKGARVLVVCAEITTVFFHGLTDTHLDILVGQALFADGASAVIVGANPEPEIERPLFEIVACRQTILPNSEHGVVANIREMGFNYYLSGDVPKFVGGNVVDFMTKTFEKVDGKKKDWNSLFFSVHPGGPAIVDQVEEKLGLKEGKLRATRHVLSEYGNMGAPTVHFILDEMRNKSIEEGKTTTGEGLEWGVVIGIGPGLTVETAVLRSESIRC from the exons ATGGCGCCTTTGGTTAAGAATGAGCCTCAACATGCCAAAATCCTAGCCATTGGCACTGCAAATCCACCCAACGTCTACCACCAAAAGGATTATCCTGATTTCTTGTTTCGAGTTACCAAAAATGAGCACAGAACAGATTTAAGAGAGAAGTTCGATCGCATTT GTGAGAAATCAAGAACAAAGAAGCGCTACTTGCATCTAACAGAAGAGATGTTGAAAGCTAACCCAAACATATACACCTATGGAGCCCCATCACTCGATGTGCGCCAAGACATTTGTAACATTGAGGTCCCAAAGCTAGGGCAAGAAGCAGCATTGAAAGCCATCAAAGAGTGGGGCCAGCCCATTTCAAAAATCACCCACCTCATCTTTTGCACAGCTTCTTGCGTTGACATGCCAGGTTGTGACTTCCAATTAATCAAGCTCCTCGGCCTTGATCCATCCGTCACCAGAACCATGATCTATGAAGCTGGCTGCTATGCTGGTGCGACAGTCCTCCGCATGGCCAAAGACTTCGCAGAGAACAATAAGGGCGCACGAGTCCTTGTGGTGTGCGCCGAGATCACGACCGTGTTTTTCCACGGACTCACTGACACCCACCTTGACATATTGGTGGGTCAAGCTCTTTTTGCTGACGGAGCATCTGCTGTGATAGTTGGGGCCAATCCAGAGCCTGAAATTGAGAGGCCACTATTTGAAATCGTGGCTTGTAGGCAAACAATCCTACCAAACTCAGAGCATGGTGTGGTGGCCAACATTCGTGAAATGGggtttaattattatttatcaGGAGATGTCCCCAAATTCGTTGGTGGAAATGTTGTGGATtttatgactaaaacttttgaaAAGGTAGATGGGAAGAAAAAGGACTGGAACTCCTTGTTTTTCAGTGTGCATCCTGGTGGACCTGCCATTGTAGACCAGGTGGAGGAGAAATTGGGTTTGAAGGAAGGGAAGCTTAGGGCAACAAGGCATGTGTTGAGTGAGTATGGCAACATGGGAGCTCCAACTGTGCACTTTATTTTGGATGAGATGAGAAATAAGTCGATTGAGGAAGGCAAAACCACTACTGGTGAAGGTTTGGAATGGGGTGTCGTGATTGGAATCGGACCGGGACTCACTGTCGAGACAGCCGTGCTGCGTAGTGAATCTATTAGATGCTAA